The DNA segment GACAAATTTGTTTCCCTGTTTCTTCTGACAAGACTTCTTTCCACTCTCCTGATTCACTCTCTTGCACAGGCCTCCCAATTTgttcctggcagagaaaaggaagCAACGTCCCTCCTGAACAAGGGAATAGAAGATTCAGTCAAGACCTGCGTGTAGCTTCGCAGACGGCGGAATTCATGTGGCGACAGGTTCTTCCTAGGCTCCCTCGCCGAAAGGCGCCCCCGACCTCGCCTCAACAAGACGTCGTCGTGCTGGGGAACGCAAGTGTCCCCCTGAAGGTGAATAACCTGCTCGTGCTGGGGCCGCAATACTGCGAGCATCCACGACTCGACAAAACACAGCTCCTCTCTCTTGTTAGGACCGCTGCCAGAAGAGTAAGAACGGATGAAGCTGGGAGATGCATCAAGGAAGGCGTGGATTCCCTACCCCAGGAGGTGAAGAAaggaagcacgcgccgtctcacTGCAGCAGTATCAGCCCTCAAAGACGCTGGCGTCAAGCTCGTTCAGTCGGACAAAGAGGGTGGTTTTGTCGTCGTGGTAAACGACCTCTACAAGGAAAAGGCTCAAGCTGCAGTCGCTGCAAACTTCAGACAAGTGAAAACTGTCAAGCCGTCGAAAGTGCAAGAGCAGGCAGTACAGCTTTGTGAGCGTGCTGGACTTTCAAGACTGGCCTCTTCCGTCAAAGCGTCGAAGGCATCTAGCCTTTTCGTCTTCTTCAGCGCCAAGACGCATAAAGTAAGCTTCCCCTTCCGTGTCATTGTGTCCGAACGAGGAACGTGGCAGCGCGAGGTAGCGGTATTCCTGCAGAAGTGCCTGTCGCACCTTGAGGTTGAAGATCCTTTCCTCATCAGAAAGCCGGAGACCGTGTCAGAATTCCTTCAAAACGAGTGTCCTGCCCACGTTGGCGCGTTTTCGGTGGATGTCAAGGACTTGTACTACTCCCTGCCGCAAAGCGTGGTGATCGCAGAAATCAGCAAGTGCATCGACCGTCACGGAGGCACCAAGTTCCAGAACTCTAGTGGTATAAACGTTAGCATGTTTCTAGAAATGCTCCGCTTTTATTTAAAGTCCACGTTTGCTAGAGTTGATGATAGTTATTTCATCCAAAAACAAGGTGTTTGTATTGAATCCAGCCTCGCTCCCGTTCTCAGCGATCTGTTCTTAGCTTCGTGCGATAGACAACTTCAAGCCAAGCTGGACGGCACCATTGTTAAGGTTATGCGTTATGTAGATGACTTTTTAGTATTTTATCGCAAAAGTAACGCCCAACAAACTGTTGCTCAGATTTTTGACGTGTTCAGTACTGAACTTAACAACCTACAATTGACCACAGAGCTACCCACTAGCAACAAACTAAGGTTTTTGGATCTGGAACTTGTGCTATCGTGTGACCATGTGTGTTGGATATACTCCCCGCGCTCCCAGAAAAGCCTGCTCCCCTTCCGGTCGGCCCACTCTAAGATAGTCAAGCGCGGGATAGCGAAAACATGCATGAAAGCCGCTCTGTTTAGATCATGTGCACATAAGACCCAAGCCAGCTTTGACACGCAGGTTACTAGGCTTGCCACTGCGGGATACCCGACGAAGATCTTACCTAGCATAGCAGAGTCGATATTAAAAGAATGCAGAATTCAGAAGGAGACGCGCAAACTGGACACTAAGCACACAACATGTATTCCGTACGTTCACTaagtttcgcataacctgaaaaagaTTGTGAACAAAGCCGGCGTAAagctccttttctctgccaggaaaAAATTGGGAGGCCTGTG comes from the Amblyomma americanum isolate KBUSLIRL-KWMA chromosome 1, ASM5285725v1, whole genome shotgun sequence genome and includes:
- the LOC144113013 gene encoding uncharacterized protein LOC144113013, coding for MCERDHKQVDPVQKVRSGPREEQQAYKCQSCTGCVKRHYHFVLRDDAVPVVQPARRVPLSLREPLREELQRMEQGGIIAKVTEPTDWRKGSNVPPEQGNRRFSQDLRVASQTAEFMWRQVLPRLPRRKAPPTSPQQDVVVLGNASVPLKVNNLLVLGPQYCEHPRLDKTQLLSLVRTAARRVRTDEAGRCIKEGVDSLPQEVKKGSTRRLTAAVSALKDAGVKLVQSDKEGGFVVVVNDLYKEKAQAAVAANFRQVKTVKPSKVQEQAVQLCERAGLSRLASSVKASKASSLFVFFSAKTHKVSFPFRVIVSERGTWQREVAVFLQKCLSHLEVEDPFLIRKPETVSEFLQNECPAHVGAFSVDVKDLYYSLPQSVVIAEISKCIDRHGGTKFQNSSGINVSMFLEMLRFYLKSTFARVDDSYFIQKQGVCIESSLAPVLSDLFLASCDRQLQAKLDGTIVKVMRYVDDFLVFYRKSNAQQTVAQIFDVFSTELNNLQLTTELPTSNKLRFLDLELVLSTTPLEAAAPPAAILQGRKLRTTLPAIQDSPGLHVVKHRQTMNNREPLPPLIQGDVVRVKKLFCDKKASVTQHCAQPKSYNVFTEDGRLLRRNRKHLMPTKEA